Proteins from one Tetrapisispora phaffii CBS 4417 chromosome 8, complete genome genomic window:
- the TPHA0H01830 gene encoding uncharacterized protein (similar to Saccharomyces cerevisiae SPT21 (YMR179W); ancestral locus Anc_6.252), translated as MKLHIKIVFILDGENNTCNTYMTQSKVPKEVQIINMTKEFIKHTDGVTKLGLIPVIEVLDEIQQSSPEIINNSLEENGFDYNVYYKDISEQDEPFVTLGLLSTIKKNIKLLKNDDKTIKSESKKLELTQTENILLMGRIKQDIKQFLRQKNNKSVKRNSNHECLEIKMKFVRVFSVNCRKPPASSSILPITKANRQPLKLQQAINTTFERHTNPMPAPKAVRTQSLPVWKQALSNTNYNGVGLPTNSLAHRIYMTDRQGEQNSKNIPKLAYSTTTMKENTHKHSQEVSNDIQNRFNFINQKKKSSNIRPTNITKSNIPTTINNESRRNSYKLNQPYKKNVERSDNIGKSSKSYNKIKKTNKLEVKLSGLDKNSQIYQHNESQFPVNDTSQTIPENKENIPPISEVALLGFDIDDFAKLQNNGESNVDWLVDGSYFDQKFVDEHFNSLLEQKHLVTGASDNRLYIKADNEKIESKVKEDTTSDVDRTSPIDTLSMPLMELNQKDASHIDTSCQEQLKKLPILISRKKEDMELISNMALEDNEATSILEHSSSSPHNQITASEEKMDIFYATKINEKRVTMASSPAKNSNYSGTSSDVEPNEELSLFNDGQRESPNSHYTSTSSDLHKSL; from the coding sequence ATGAAATTACATATAAAGATTGTGTTTATTTTAGATGGCGAAAATAATACCTGTAACACATATATGACCCAGTCCAAGGTGCCAAAGGAAGTTCAGATTATTAATATGACTAAAGAATTTATAAAACATACGGATGGCGTCACTAAATTAGGATTGATTCCAGTTATAGAAGTACTAGATGAGATACAGCAAAGTTCGCCAGAGATCATTAACAATAGTTTAGAGGAGAATGGATTTGACTACAATGTTTATTATAAAGATATAAGTGAACAAGATGAGCCTTTTGTTACGTTAGGACTATTATCAACTATTAAGAAGAACATAAAGTTActgaaaaatgatgataagACTATAAAGTCGGAATCGAAGAAATTAGAGCTGACTCAAACTGAGAACATATTATTGATGGGAAGGATAAAGCaagatattaaacaatttctACGGCAAAAGAATAACAAATCAGTCAAAAGAAATAGTAATCATGAATGcttagaaataaaaatgaaatttgtACGAGTCTTTTCTGTTAATTGCCGGAAACCACCCGCCAGTTCGTCTATTCTACCCATTACCAAAGCAAATAGACAACCATTAAAATTACAACAAGCAATTAATACCACTTTTGAACGACACACAAACCCAATGCCCGCCCCCAAAGCTGTAAGGACTCAATCATTGCCAGTGTGGAAGCAAGCGCTATCCAACACAAACTATAATGGGGTAGGGTTACCAACGAACTCATTAGCACATAGAATATACATGACTGATAGACAAGGAGAACAAAATTctaaaaatattccaaaaCTAGCATATAGTACCACTACTATGAAAGAAAATACCCATAAACACAGTCAAGAAGTTAGTAATGACATCCAAAACcgatttaattttattaatcagaagaagaagtcATCTAATATACGACCAACTAACATTACTAAGTCAAATATTCCAActacaataaataatgaatcaagaagaaatagTTACAAATTAAACCAACcttataaaaaaaatgtcGAAAGAAGTGACAATATTGGGAAATCTTCTAAAAGTTACAATAAGATCAAAAAGACTAATAAACTTGAAGTGAAACTAAGTGGTTTAGATAAAAATAGTCAAATTTACCAGCATAATGAATCCCAGTTTCCTGTAAACGATACATCACAGACAATACCAGAAAACAAGGAAAACATTCCACCAATTAGTGAAGTAGCTTTACTTGGCTTTGATATCGATGACTTTGCAaaacttcaaaataatGGCGAATCAAATGTTGATTGGTTGGTTGATGGTTCATATTTTGATCAGAAATTTGTGGATGAACATTTTAATAGTTTACTAGAGCAAAAACATTTGGTTACTGGAGCCTCAGATAACAGGTTGTATATAAAAGcagataatgaaaaaattgagtCTAAAGTAAAAGAAGATACCACAAGTGATGTTGACAGGACATCACCAATTGATACATTATCAATGCCATTGATGGAATTGAATCAAAAAGATGCATCACATATTGATACCTCTTGTCAAGAGCAACTTAAAAAGTTACcgattttaatttcaaggaaaaaagaagatatgGAACTAATTTCTAATATGGCATTGGAGGATAATGAGGCTACATCAATTCTTGAAcattcttcatcttcaccCCACAATCAAATAACTGCatcagaagaaaaaatggaTATTTTCTATGCAACAAagataaatgaaaaaagagTAACTATGGCTTCTTCACCAGCTAAAAATAGTAATTATTCAGGAACTTCCTCAGATGTTGAACcaaatgaagaattatCTCTATTCAATGATGGACAAAGGGAGTCGCCCAATTCTCATTATACATCCACCTCCAGTGATTTGCATAAAAGTTTATAA
- the TPHA0H01850 gene encoding C2H2-type zinc finger protein (similar to Saccharomyces cerevisiae RGM1 (YMR182C) and YPL230W; ancestral locus Anc_6.256) yields the protein MPKNRIMSLTTQKKQLGKKVTSKPTNQKRAKKKYVCTGFEGCNMVFTRSENLTRHRRKHTGEKPFKCHVCLKFFSRIDNLKQHIESVHGKDMVIQTRRRRNGNNGRHETFTNITLVHGVSKPSTITATSTNAIDLNSMPSSHLGYMQLPPSNEYRQINVNNPIYSPNLMKMDQAYGGFYEIQNGNNELPTPPPSQIAQHITYTQNSVPHSNFSPQASFSLSPINQSQYVGYDNIKTRRLPLPIHANPIGNIGYGGEPASVHRPLDNQILYNYNQPELPPSNQVYVQQERPMSTYQPPQQQRPAQTRLPQPYTQNSSIQTYLPLNREYHHDITSNSEHSPTYRTYQNLPTMLPLGNHKSLII from the coding sequence ATGCCCAAAAATAGAATAATGAGTTTAACTAcacaaaaaaaacaattagGCAAGAAAGTCACTTCTAAACCTACCAACCAAAAAAGAgccaaaaaaaaatatgtatgCACAGGTTTTGAAGGTTGCAATATGGTTTTTACTAGATCAGAAAATTTAACAAGGCATAGAAGAAAACATACTGGCGAAAAACCATTTAAATGTCATGTATGCTTGAAGTTTTTTAGTagaattgataatttaaaacaaCATATTGAATCCGTCCATGGTAAGGATATGGTTATTCAGACAAGAAGAAGACGCAATGGCAATAATGGTAGACATGAAACATTTACGAACATCACTCTAGTTCATGGTGTTTCTAAACCTTCCACTATCACTGCCACATCAACGAATGCAATTGATCTTAATTCGATGCCATCTAGTCACCTTGGCTACATGCAGTTGCCACCATCAAATGAATACAGACAAATAAATGTAAACAATCCTATCTATTCACCcaatttaatgaaaatggaTCAAGCTTATGGCGGATTTtatgaaattcaaaatgGCAATAATGAATTACCAACTCCTCCGCCTAGTCAAATTGCTCAACATATTACCTATACTCAAAATAGTGTACCTCATAGCAATTTCTCTCCACAAGCATCATTCTCATTATCTCCAATCAATCAGAGTCAATATGTTGGATacgataatattaaaacaagaAGATTGCCATTACCAATACATGCAAACCCCATAGGTAATATCGGTTACGGCGGGGAACCAGCAAGCGTCCACAGACCACTTgataatcaaatattatataattacaaCCAGCCAGAATTACCTCCTTCTAACCAAGTGTACGTGCAACAAGAAAGGCCAATGTCAACGTACCAACCACCACAACAGCAAAGACCCGCTCAAACAAGATTACCACAACCATATACTCAAAATAGTTCAATTCAAACATACCTTCCGTTGAATAGAGAGTATCACCATGACATAACTAGCAACTCGGAACATTCGCCAACATACAGAACATATCAAAACTTACCAACCATGTTACCTTTAGGTAATCATAAaagtttaataatataa
- the CET1 gene encoding polynucleotide 5'-phosphatase (similar to Saccharomyces cerevisiae CTL1 (YMR180C) and CET1 (YPL228W); ancestral locus Anc_6.254) — translation MSEDNTETASQLPQKRALPLNDLVHHEQDENVKVQKVTENTEDVNENDDVATATAKAESEQISVATAVPEVASIEPTQPYDDSDTDTDDNGEINFDSSMAFDYDKQGNPSPEKPVPKHHHTKVKQSNSKTKLNTLAKSESKEELPRSPKDTSKHDEVTKFKTEHSKTETNETPSETPANGEKGELKVGKESLEGTTENKELKVGKESLEGTTENKESKVSEKKSKNKAKSEEPIKVDNIFKEKPSTKSKKQNLKKDLELLKEINADSKPNKYKNAPMWAQKWRPSVKALEKVDTNDIKLDQSILNFIPDDDLTKAVQDWVYATIYSIDPELRQFIEFEMKFGVIVCGNSPDRVNPPVSTQAVYTEMDGHLTPNVDKILFNELTKYLQGLTKLTENTDKFGTIESHTKDSVYRVGVSTQRPRFLRMSTDVKTGRVGQFIEKRHVSQLMLYSPKDNYDVKLSINLELPVPENEPPEKYINEETINERTKERISFIHNDSCTRFDITRVSNHRQGIKGNDTEVTHEIELEINTPALLMAFDNIATNSNDYASIIRTFLSNGSIVRRKLTSLSQSIYEGSKKVM, via the coding sequence ATGAGTGAAGATAATACAGAAACCGCTTCTCAACTCCCTCAGAAGAGAGCATTGCCCTTAAATGATCTTGTACACCATGAACAAGATGAAAATGTCAAAGTACAAAAGGTAACGGAAAACACAGAGGATGTCAACGAGAATGATGACGTCGCAACTGCAACTGCCAAGGCGGAGTCAGAACAGATTTCAGTAGCCACAGCAGTTCCAGAAGTCGCCTCGATTGAACCAACACAGCCTTACGATGATTCAGATACTGATACTGACGACAATGGTGAgattaattttgattccAGCATGGCATTCGATTATGATAAACAAGGTAACCCTTCTCCAGAAAAGCCTGTACCAAAACATCACCATACAAAAGTTAAACAATCCAACTCAAAGACCAAGCTGAATACCCTTGCCAAAAGTGAAtccaaagaagaattaCCCAGGTCTCCTAAGGATACATCTAAACACGATGAAGTTactaaatttaaaactgAACACTCTAAAACTGAAACAAATGAAACTCCTTCCGAGACTCCTGCTAACGGTGAGAAAGGAGAATTAAAAGTTGGGAAGGAAAGTTTGGAAGGAACCactgaaaataaagaattaaaagttGGGAAGGAAAGTTTGGAAGGAACCactgaaaataaagaatcCAAGGTATCAGAGAAGAAATCGAAAAACAAAGCTAAATCTGAAGAGCCTATTAAggttgataatatttttaaagagAAACCTTCAACAAAATCTAAGAagcaaaatttaaaaaaagatcTTGAACTcttaaaagaaatcaatGCTGATTCAaaaccaaataaatataaaaacgCACCTATGTGGGCTCAAAAATGGAGACCTTCTGTTAAAGCATTGGAAAAAGTAGATACTAACGATATAAAACTTGACCAATccattttgaattttattcCAGATGACGATTTAACAAAAGCAGTGCAAGATTGGGTTTATGCaactatatattcaatagaTCCGGAGTTAAGACAgtttattgaatttgaaatgaaatttGGTGTCATTGTGTGCGGAAATAGTCCTGATAGAGTTAATCCTCCAGTATCTACGCAAGCAGTATATACAGAAATGGACGGCCATTTAACGCCTAATGTcgataaaattttattcaatgaaTTGACTAAATATCTACAGGGATTAACCAAACTAACAGAAAATACAGATAAATTTGGCACTATCGAATCTCATACAAAAGACTCTGTTTATAGAGTTGGTGTATCAACTCAGAGGCCTAGATTTTTGAGAATGAGTACTGATGTCAAAACTGGCCGTGTTGGACAATTCATAGAAAAGAGACATGTTTCACAATTAATGTTATATTCTCCTAAAGATAATTATGACGTAAAATTGTCAATTAATCTAGAATTACCAGTACCTGAAAACGAACCAcctgaaaaatatataaatgaagaAACAATTAATGAAAGAACGAAAGAACGTATAAGTTTTATACATAATGATTCATGTACTAGATTTGATATAACTAGGGTTTCAAACCATAGACAAGGTATAAAAGGTAATGATACAGAAGTAACTCATGAAATAGAATTAGAAATCAATACACCAGCGTTGTTAATGGCATTTGACAATATCGCAACGAATAGCAATGACTATGCCTCTATAATAAGAACATTCTTGAGCAATGGCAGTATTGTGAGAAGAAAACTTACTTCTTTATCACAATCTATCTATGAGGGGTCTAAAAAAGTTATGTAA